In Chrysoperla carnea chromosome 2, inChrCarn1.1, whole genome shotgun sequence, the following proteins share a genomic window:
- the LOC123293006 gene encoding uncharacterized protein LOC123293006 yields MEENYPGSSENEWILPDVIVDEKFMTAKIIEKTREVNPKYEAAYIKFMQWRLQKNIKDFSESIFLTYFNELATNRKPTSLWATYSMLRSMIEIKHKLNIHGYSSLLAFLKEKSIGYKSKMAQVLSARQINQFLEEAPDEKFLAVKVALIFGVQGACRRQELCDLTLNDIEDSGRQLLVKIPQTKNEKSRSFVVTGDFYQIYKKYANSRPANVPTSRFFLNYRNGKCLPQVIGINTLGGIPKAIATYLKLKDADSYTGHTFRRTSTSLLADSGADLLSLCKFGRCKSSTFSENY; encoded by the exons atggaGGAAAATTATCCTGGAAGCTCCGAAAATGAGTGGATTTTACCAGATGTtattgtagacgaaaaatttatgacagcgaaaataattgaaaaaacgaGAGAAGTGAATCCGAAGTATGAAGCtgcttacataaaatttatgcaatggcgattacaaaaaaacattaaggATTTCTcagaatcgatttttttgacgTACTTCAATGAATTGGCAACAAATCGTAAACCAACAAGTTTGTGGGCGACTTATTCGATGCTTCGAAGCATGATTGAGATCAAACACAAATTAAATATCCATGGTTATTCAAGTTTACTTGcttttctgaaagaaaaaagtatCGGATACAAAAGTAAAATGGCTCAGGTGTTAAGTGCTAGACAAATTAATCAATTCCTTGAAGAAGCTCCAGATGAGAAGTTCTTGGCTGTAAAG GTAGCTTTAATTTTTGGAGTGCAAGGCGCTTGCAGAAGGCAAGAACTATGTGACTTAACTTTGAATGATATTGAAGACAGCGGTAGACAGCTTTTGGTGAAAATACCACAAACTAAGAATGAAAAATCTAGATCATTTGTAGTAACAGGTGATTTTTATCAGATATACAAAAAGTATGCCAATTCGCGTCCAGCAAATGTACCAACTTCAAGATTCTTCCTAAATTACCGTAACGGAAAATGCCTACCGCAAGTTATTGGCATCAATACACTTGGTGGTATACCTAAAGCAATTGCAACGTACCTTAAATTAAAAGATGCAGATTCTTACACTGGACATACGTTCAGGAGAACTTCTACTAGTCTTTTAGCTGATTCTGGTGCCGATTTACTGTCCCTCTGCAAGTTTGGAAGATGCAAATCTAGTACATTCTCGGAAAACTACTAA